The Arachidicoccus terrestris genome includes the window CGCATCATTTTTTAAGCGTATCGAATCCGGGTTGATCCCAATTCTGTCTGCTAACAGTGCTTTAATATTCAATCCGTATAAACTATCATACTTATCAAATCCCTTTATCCTGGAAATACCCTTTTCATAGTCAAAGGGGCCTGGCATGGCAATCCCTATATTCAATTGCCCATATGCATCAGAGATCCTTGTGTCCGGATCAAAGACGCCGCCCTTTTCCAGACAGCGCTTTACGGCTCCGGCCCAGGCGTTCAAAATGGCTTCGGCCGTTCCGAACCGGTCTACTTTCTCTCTGACCATCGATGTCGAAACGACTTCCCTGACGTCCATAGCTACCAATGCCGCCGTAATATGTGACCCCCCGATATCAATACCTACAACATGATCTTTCATACCCCTGACTTTTTTAAAGTAAAATAGTTTTGCCTTATCTGTCTACAGCGCCCAGTTATCTGTCCTGAAAGGCGCCACAGGCAACCCTTCCACGTTGAATAAGTGGCATTCCGCGTAATCCTTAAACCCGTACCGCACGGCCACAGGCGCCTTGACCTGATCACTTTCCAGCTCAATAAACTTTCCCTTTATCCTGGCCTGTGCAGGATAAAATCTGCGATCGGCGCCCGCGATCTCAAATGCATTTAACGGGCTGCCATCGGTCATTAAACCGCGACTTGCATGGGTAAAAGAGACGCGGACTTTTGCGCCTTCAATCTGCACCGGTGACTGGAATGCGTCATATTCCGGACTCTGATAAGCCAGTCCTTTGTATCCGTAATCGTTAGCCAGTGCCCAGTATAATAACCGCTTACTGATAACAGTTTTCCGCCTGGGATGTATCGCATTAGGTTCACCGGCGTCCATACTCACCACCATTCCGGATTTAGGGATTCTATGACTGGCCCTGGCCTGCGCCTCCCGGAGCGGGGCTGCCGGCCCGATCGTGTCCCGATACTGATAGGGCGCAATCTGTACGTAATAGAACGGCCAGTCTCCCGCTGCCCATTTCTTCCGCCAGTCGGCTACCATGCTCTCCATCAGCTGATCATAGATATTGGGATTACACCTGTTTTGTTCGCCCTGATACCAGATCATCCCCTTGATACCAAAACCGGCAAAGGGATGTATCATCGCGTTATACAGCAAAGTAGGTTCGTTCTTATTCATTTTTCCTGCAACAGGCTTAACGGTTTTATCGTCAGAAGGAAAGCGCTTCATGCTGCTTTCTGACATCCAGCCTTCAATCATCGTTCCACCCCAGGTCGACATGATAATACCGACCGGAATATTCAGTTTCTGCTGTAGCCGGAGCGCGAACTGAAACCCCACGGCGCTGAATTTGCCCGCCACCTCAGCATCAGAGACCTGCCAGCCCGTAGAAGGGCAGTCAAATTCCGGTGTCCGGGACAGCGCCCTTTCATAACGGATCAGCCGCAATGAAGGATTGTTTGCCTGCGCCAGCACATCATTAGCACCTAAAACCGGCTGATTGTAGAAGCCCCACATAGGCATCTCCATATTAGACTGCCCTGAACAGACCCAGACCTCGCCGATCAGTATATCACTTAGCAGGATACGCTGCTGACCATCGCCTATACGAATCTGATAAGGCCCGCCCGCAACGGGGGTCTGAACCTTCAGCCTCCAGCTACTGTCTGAACCAACCCTGGCCTGATAACGCCGCTGATTCCAGGAAGTTGTAACATCAACCGTCGCCCCTGGGGATGCCTTCCCCCAGATGGCCACCCTGTCCTTTTGTTGCAGCACCATATGGTTACCGATCACCGAGGGCAGCGTAATTTCCGCGGTACTATCCAGCACTGAAAAACAAATGATGATCATCATCAGCATCAGCCCTCTGGCTTTTTTGACACCGGGAAAATACATCCCGTATAACAGTTTACTTATCACTTCAGGTTTTATTTTTTTATTTTTAAAGAAACCAGCAGCCAGGCCGCTATCAATATTAAGATGGCAGACGCCTGGTAGATCAAAGACAGACTGATCTCGGCGTCTTTCAGGGCGCCGCCGATATACACCATGAGGCCGCCGATCACCGTTCCCAGAAAATTCAGTACACCATATCCGGTAGCGATGTATCGGGCATCAGCGATCTGTCTTAAAACAGGCATTAAATTAGCATCGGTAAACCCGCGGGCGAGGCCAAATATCAGCATGGCAATAATGGCCAGATAAAATACACTGGTCGAGGCCATTAAAAATAAAAATGGCGCTCCTACCGTAAAACCTAACACTATAACATTGATTCTCCCGCGAGGCGTTTTTCGGGCCCATCTGTCGGCCAGAATACCTCCCAGGACGACACCGATAAAGGAGCCCACCTGAATATAACCGGTCGCAGAGATACCTGCCAGTCCGAGATCCAGTTGAAAATGGGTTTTAAGAAAAGTGGGCAGCCAGCCATACACCAGCCAGTTCACAACGCCAAAAGCCCCAAAAAATAACATGAGTATATAAAACGACCGCATGGCCAGTAAAGATTTAAATGCATCCAATAGCTGCACCTTGCCCGTGCTTTGTGGTGTAGCATCCACGGCGATCGGCTGTTCCCGGGCCTGAGACGGCTTCTCCCGGGGCGCATCCTTTAAGAGCCATAATAAAAATAAAGAATAGACAATACCGAAAATGCCAAACACGTGAAAGCCAAAACGCCAACCGTAACTCACCGCAATATATCCTCCGATACCACCTACAGCAAGGCCGGCATAGAGGCCACTCATATGCAGTCCTGTCGCAAGAGACCTGGTCTTACCACGATGGTAATCCGTAATCATGGCAAGTGCAGCAGGGATATAACAGGCTTCACTGATGCCCATCACCATCCGGCTGATCAGTAACTCCTGATAAGTAGCGGCAGCACCGGTCCATAACGTAACAGCCGACCAGACCAATACACTAAATACAATCACTTTCTTACGACTATACCGGTCGGCAAAATAACCGCCAAAAGGGCTTAGTACGCCATAGGCCCATAAAAATACAGAAGTAAGCAATCCGTACTCCGCATCACTGATGGTGAACTCACGGACGATCGGATCCCGCATAGAAGTAATCAGAATCCGGTCCAGGTAGTTCAGAAAGGCAACCACCCAGAGTAAAGCCACCACCAGCCATGGATAACGGTCATTTGAGAAGGTGCCGGAGCGTAATTTTGCTGTTCTAGCCATATGATCGAGTTATTAGTTGATGCGTGTTTGTTTTGACTCAATAATAAATACCTTCCATTTATTTGTCTTGTAAGGTCCCCATTATCACACGAGGCGTGCGTGTACCGGGACGAACTTCGCCGCCGACCAGCACAATATCGCCATGCCACAAAACGGCGCCGGTAGTGACCGGTGCCCAAATGCTGCCGTTCGGGTTGACTGCCGCATCCGGTTTCTTGTCCACCCAACACTGACCGGCAACCTGCCACCTATTTCTTTGCGGATCATAGGCGAATATCCGGTCGGAAAATCCGGGATGACGCTCTTTCAATACCGCTGTCTCATCCGCCAACGCCCCGTCGTCTCCCCCGAGTATGAAAAGCTGTCCCTTTATAGCCACAGCGGGGCCCGGCGCCGCTACTGTAGGACTGGGCAGATCCGCCAGACGCCGCCATCCTTTTTCTTTTCCCGATACGACATGTGGATCATAACAGTAGGCATCTTTTAAATAAGTTCTTTTTCCTTCATGAAGTGCAGTACCGCTGAATAGATAAAACTTGCCGTCTAATGCGCCGCCAACGCTTAACATCCGGCTTTCTCCCGGCCAGCCGGGCAACACCTCCCAAACGGGACGGTCTGCACTGAGATTAAGCCGCCAGCAGACATTCGTGGCAGTCGCATCTGATGGTTGTGCCTGACCGCCTGCCAGGTAAATGCAATCGCCGACCAAGGCGCCGCTTGTAAGCGCAATGGCTGAAGGCAGTGAAGGCAAGGTATCTATGCTGACCATTCCCTCATCAGCATTTTTATGGTAGCTTATGCGCTGAACGGTTCTGTAATGCCCTTCACTGTTACTTCCGCCGATTAAAATCATCTGACTTTTCCAGCTGACCGTCAGTCCGTATCCCAGCGGACGGGGGAGCCGGCCGGCAACCTTCCAGGTGGCAGAAGAAGTTTCTAAGACATAAACCGTATCGTACCAGGTCTTCACCCCGCCGTTCCAGGGCGTGCCGCCATCCGGGAAATTAGCGCCTCCGGCGCAAATCAACGCGTCACCGGCAAGCCCGATAAATGCCCCGGCAAGCCCTGTCCGATTGGGAAGTGGCGCCAGCTGGGACCAGTGAAAGGTGTGAGATACGCCTGTATCCGCCTGCAGTCCCGGATGAGTCTCTGCTATGCCCGTGACCGAATATTTATTCTCTGGTATTTTTGTCATGATGTGGTCATTTGAATGTAGCCCTATACGCCGGTGATGACCAGTAGCCATCGCCGGAAGATACAGGGCGCAGATAAGCGCTGCGGTCCCTGCACCGCCTCTAATGGTAAGATGCGGTGGCCGCCTGCGACCCGGTTGGTTAAAAATGCTCATGAGCGTCCTCCCGTGGTCCCCTGTAACTCCAAAGTGCGGCCGGCATCTTCCAGTGCTTTAAAAAAACCGGCATTTTCCAATTTCTGCTTCAGCTCCTGATACTCATTTTCCGTCAGTTCACGAAGGGGTAGTCTGCAGGGGCCCAGCGGGATGCCCAGCATATGCATGATGGCTCTCTGTGCGGCAATGGAATGATAGCCACTCAGGCAACGCACCATATTCACCGACTCCAGCTGCCTGCGGCGCGCGCCCTCGAGGTCACCTCGGCGAAACTTGTGCAGCAGATCAACATAAATAGGTGCGGCAAAAGCATAGGTACTCCCAATGGCAGCGCCGGCCCCTACGCTCAGCGCTTCCAGCAACAACTCATCATATCCAAAGAGTATATTGTACTGACCATTCTTATAATTAAGACAGGCCTGATACTCATGTAATGTGGAAGCTGTATACTTAATGCCCGCCAGATTCTGTATGGCCTGCTCTGCCTGCTCTAGAAATGCCACCATGTCAAGTCCCACACCCGTAAGCGTAGGTATATGATAATAATAAAACGGCGTGTTCGGCGCCGCAGCGGCAATGGCCGCCATGCTGTCTACCAATACGTCAACCTGGCCTGGTTTATAATAAAAAGCAGAAACCGATGAGATGGCGTCCGCGCCATGTTTCTCAGCGTGTGCAGCCAACTTGCGGGCTTCCCGGATAGAGGCATGGCCGACATGCACAAATACCAGCATCTTACCTTTAGCCGCCTTGAGATAGGTTTCTGCTACTGCCATTCTTTCCTCGATGGTCAGATTGGGGCCTTCCCCATTCGTGCCGCAGATAAATACCCCGCTCACCCCCTGAGCAGCTAAACGATCGACCATGGCCCCGATGGGTTCAAGATCAATATCTCCTTCAGGTGTATAGAATCCGAAAGTGGCTGCAATTAATCCGTCTGTTTTCATAAGTTTTGTTTAAAGCCGGGTATCATTTTTTATCAACCACCTGTGAATCAAAATGCCCCGGCAACATTAATTTTATTGTTTGTCGAAAGAGTTTTTATGGCCAGTGTCCTGTAAAATGAAATCCATTTTCACGGCATATTCATCCAACTCTGCCGGCCGCATTGATTATTTATTTTTTTGCGGGCCGGATGCTGATTTTTTTCAGCACCAGACTGTAATTCCATCCCTTCGCCTTTGTATTGGTTTCATAGAGGCAATAAATGTTGCCACGACCATCCGTTGCCAGGTCAGAATATCCAGCGGGACCGTTTTGTAATAATTGAGTGACAGGCCAGTGCTGACCATTATCCAGACTGAGTTTAAGGGTCAGCTGGCGGCGGGGATATCCTTTGATATTTCTGCTGTCCGGATTGGAAAACAAAAGCCAGCTTTTCCCGGGGGAAAATTTTCCTGCCACACGGCGCAGGCGTTTAGGTGGGAGCATCTTGATGAACCCGGCCATACAAATCGGATCAAAGAGCTCAGCCGCAAAAACCGGATGGCTCCAATCCGAGATCCCGTCAGGGCTATAAGCCACCGCCCGCTGATGCTTATCTGATCCGGTTCTCATATTAATCATCACCCTTCCATCCGCCAGCTCCACCAGCATGGACTCATTAGGGTTTTTAATGGCATTGGAATTATCTGCCACGATCTTACCCATTTTCCAGCTCTTCCCAAGATCATCACTGTAAATCGTTGCCACGCAGCTCGGCCCGTGTTTGCGTTTAGGTTTCACAATGGGTGAAGCCGCCAGCCAGATCGCCGCTATCAGGCGGCCATTTTTTAGTTGAATACCATGGCCCGGACCCGGAGCCAGTACGTTCCACGCGTAGACGTTTTTTATCTTATCGACAGTAGCCGTAATATCCACGGCAGCTGACCAAGTCTTGCCCTCATCTGTTGACTTTGTATAAAACAGGTGGGCATAATCACGCTGATACAGCAAATGAATGGTGCCGTCTTTACTGACAATCGGCGTCGCATTGCTGGTAGGTCCCTGTCCTCTCGGCGCCACAATCTGCGCCGGCTGCCAGCTTTTTCCCCCATCCAGGCTTCTGCGCAGCAGCAAGTCCATTTCCGCCCAGTCGCTGGAAGTCCCGACCCTGCCTTCACAAAAAGCCAGCAGGTTCCCTTTGTTTGTCCTTACAAGAGCAGGGATGCGCATAGAGGCATATCCTGTCTTAGCGGCAACGCCGGTATCCGGTTCAAAGACAATACTGCTGTCCAGGGTAGCCAGCTTAATTGGCGGTACAGACGACTGAATAGCGTTGTCATCTGTCATGCCGCTCTTCAACTGTCCAAAGGAAGGTGTCATCATGGCTGTCACTAAAAGGACAGTAGCAGCCAATACGCCTTTTTGCCATCCGGTTCTAACAGACACAGCAGGACGGTTTCTTTTCTGGGTTCTTACCGAACCATCTTCTACAGTATATCTTTTATGAATCATGCGTTGTTTCTTTAGCTTTTATACTTTTGTTTTTCCATTTTCCTGCCCTTAAATGCGCGTCAAAGAATTCCGGTATTATAGCCTCTGCCGTCTCCCTTAAGCGGCAGGCCATCGCCCGGTCAAATCCGATATAAGGCCAGCGGAGCGCTGTACCGGTATCAGACCAGCCGCCAATCGCCGCCAGCATTTTATCGGCAGCCATATTGGAAAACCGGTTAGCTTTCAGCAAGGGCTCGATATAGGTTCCTATCCAGTTGCGGATCCGCCCTTCGAGTTCCAGCGCCCCTGTCATATCCGTCCGGGTCATTTCGTACCAGTACTGCGCCACGGCGGGGTGCAGACAAGCCATATTAGAATAAGCGCCTGATGCACCTTTCTGGATACCGGAGGCCAGATGATGCCCGGGGATAAATATGGAAAGCATAGGATCCAGTTGTCTTATTTTATCAAACCATGCAGCGTCTCCTCCTATCACCTTCAGGCCGGCCAGCCGGTTTAATAAGCCAGCGGCATGAAGTGCACCATAATCTTCTATTGTCAGGCATTTTTTTGCATGTGGCGGATTATAGAGCACGACCGGCAACTTTCCTGCCAGGTCCAATACCCTTTCCAGATACAACTGCACTTCTGCCATGGATGGTGGCGCCCAGTCAGGTAGGATAACCTGAATGGCTCCGGGCTCCAGGGTAAGCGCCCTTTGTATACGCCTACAGGTTTCCATTGGATCGGGATGGCTGCATCCGATCTGAAAAGGCATCCCTGCTTTCTGACATTTTGAAGCCAGCATGGCATTGATGCGGTCGAACTCTTCCGGTGTCTGATTAAAAAATTCGCCGGCAGTACCGTTTGAATAAATCCCGTTCACATCTGTTTCAACCAGAAAGTCCAGCTGCTCTTCCAGCTTTGAAAAATCGATCACATCGTTTTCTGTAACAGGCAATAACAAAGTGGCCCAATTGCCCCGGATATCGGTCTTTTGTAAAGGTTGCATAGTCTATCTTTCTCTCTTTCTGTGTTTTTATATACCGGTTAATTAGCCGGACCGGCGTTTTCCACCAGGCAAGTCTGCAAGTGGAGGTCAAAGGTGATAATGATCCAGTAGCGCTTATCAGGATCAGGTAACGTATAGGATAGATTTTTACCGCTGCTTCCCTGGATCAGCTGCCCGTCAAGCGTTCTGTCATAGCGCCAGAAAGGCGACAGCCACTTGTCATTTACAGGATCCCTGGGTGTAAGCGTAAAGCTCACCAGCTGATGCATCTTAACCTTTGTGACATACCTGAAAGGATTGCCCGGTTCCGGCGTGCATTCCACGGCCCCCTTTGGCCGGGAAGCACCCGGATAATCATCGAAAAAAGCACCGGCCATGGCCAGGGGATTATCAGGCAGCGCCCAGGCCTCTGACGGATCCGGCGTTACCTTTTTTACCTGATACGACTCTGTTTTCGTGTCCACATCTATAACGTAATAGCCCTTATCCGGCAGCGTAATCGGCAGGGAATGCTGATCACTGGAGGTCAGATCACCTGGTTTGCCCATGGGATCCTGTCCAAAGCGATAACCGTTAAATGATTTCTGTCCAAGCAAGAATATCTCTGTACCTGCCTCGGGTGCGTAATAGCCGACCTGATAAACATAATCTCCTGTCCTTGTCACTTTTCCGGGCATCCCGGAAAGGTATCTCGAAAAATCACCGCCAGTGGCTGCAGGAGCGACATATAATGGGAGGTCTCCTGCGTAAGGCACTTTTCTTGAAACGCGTATCATCACCGTTTTCTGCGTCATAAGGCCGGACACGTCATATACGAAAACGGTCAGCGGAAAACTGCCTTTTTTCAATGGCAACGCCAGTGTCTTTTTAAAATCAAATTCGTTTCCGCTGATGGTCACTGAATCATCAACGGACAGGTCCGGTGCTTTCAATACCACCGCTCCCAGTCCGCTGTTGTCCTGCAGGGCTATATCGAGATTGAGTACCGCTTTATCGTTTTCAATTTCTACGATATAATCTTCAAGCGGCGTCTTAAAAGAGGGCTTTTCTATATCGGAGAGTTTAATTTCAGTGGTGGCCTGTCCGCCATACACATTGGTTGCTGTAATGAAGATCACACTGCTGTCCTTTTGCCGGCTAAGCGGTGCCTTCAGCACTCTGTCCAGTGTATATTCTTTAATCAGGCTGTCTTGCGCGATCTTAATGGTTTGGTCAACGTAAAAAGAATCACATTGTATATGGATTGTCTTTAACCCATAGGCGTCCTTTACGCTGCCGGAAAGTTTGACCGTATAATAACCGGCTGTCTTTTCCATTGGAGTAGCCACCAGATTGAGGGTCGGTGGTGTGGCATCCCCCGGGACGCTAACCTTGGCTTCCTTCTTGCAGGCAAAAAACAGGCAGGCGATTAACAGCCAGATACCCCATTTCCCTGCAGCAAGAGCGGGGATATGATTTCTCTTTATAACATTATTCATGATAATCATTTTTTAAAGAATCAAGTAAGTAGGATTGGAAAGTAATCTTCTCATAAGGATTGACCTCACCTGTCTCATAAGTAATACCCAGATGATCGTTACCGATAATGACCATATCTGAATAGGCAGCCTGCCCCGGTTCCACAATATAGCGCGCCGTCCAGTTGGCGCCATTATTGTTACTGAGGCTGATGGCCATATTCTCTCTTTTCTTACTGGCCGCATTGGAAAAATACAGCATGTAAGTGCCGGCCCATTCAAACCCTAATATACTTCCCTGATTGACCGGATCAACCAGTGGATACTCCGCCATCATGGGACTCCAGGTGGCACCGCCATCTTCACTCAGCGATGAAATCCTGTAATTCTTACCCGTGCAACGGCTGTTCATCAGTAACCTGCCATCCGGCAGTTCCACAACAGTTGACTCACTGGGTTTAAATCCATTGGGGTCTGCATAGGCGCCCTTCTGCCAGGTTTTACCGTGGTCATCAGAATAGATCGCAAAAGCGGATTCCGTCCTGTTGGAAGCGTTTTTATCGACGGTAATAAAACAGGCCGGGATCACCAGTCTGCCTTTATGCCCGCCTTGCTTTAACTGAATCCCGTGGCAGGGACCGGTGGACAACCATCCCCAGTCAGGGTCCATTACGTCACCGGAAATATCAACGGGCGTTTTCCAGGTTTTACCATCATCCTCAGAAAGGCTCATATAAGCATGACGCCGCTCTGCCGTGCCGTTATTAATCGCGCCAATATCAGCGGAGCCCAGATTCCAGGACATGAGCAGATAAATATTGCCCGTGCTCTGGTCTACCACGGGTACAGGATTGCCACAGGTGTTACCGCCGTCATCCCAGACCATGGTCATACCGCTCCATGACTTTCCGCCGTCATCAGATCTTTTAACAACCAGGTCAATATTCCCGTTGTCCTTACAATTGTCTTTTCTGGCTTCCGCGAAAGCGAGCAATGTGCCCTTCTTTGTCTCAATGATGGCCGGGATCCTGAAACAGCTATAGCCTTCTGTATTCTTGGCATAAATATCCGCTTCAACGCTGGCGGCTAACTGCTGGTTGCCGACACCGGCAGGCGGCGGTGGCGGCGGATCCGCCACATCACGCCGGCACCCTGTGCCAGCCAGTAGCAGCCACAAGCCGGACAGCAGCATTCCATATCTGATGACCCTGTCAAAACGAATTATTCTTGTCTGATGTACTATTTTCATAATCTGTAATTTTGTAAAGTTACCCGTGTATTAGAATGCGGGATAACCTTCAGTTTGATCAAGTTTTGGATTAAGACTATGGGCCGCCCGGCTGATCGGGAAAAACAGCGGTACCTGCTTGCCGCTTAATTCAGGAACAACCTGATAGAGATTAATAACCCCTTCTTTGTGAAAACGGACCAGATCGGGCCAGCGTTTAAGTTCGGCATATAATTCCCGGAAACGCTCCTGTAAAATTTCTTTCTCTAAGGTCTTTTTGTCCGTCTGACCGGTATAGTCACCCGTTCCGGCACGGTTACGCACTTTATTAAGCGGCACCAGCGCCTGCGATACTTTACCCAACGCAGCCAGTGCTTCTGCTTTCAACAGCAGCAAGCCGCCTAATCTGTAGATAATGATATCACAGTCAAATATCCGCCCGTCAGGATAGAGCGTGCCTTTTAATTTGTTGTCGAATACACCCACAAGGGATCCATCGCTTCTGACACCTTTCACCATCGAAGCAGCCTTGCGCTTATCTGCCGGATTAACATCGAAGGCCGCTTCCAGACTGGCACTCGGTGCATACTGGCTTCTGGCAGCCGACTCCGCCCAGGGAATATCATCTTTGTTGACAGCGTCATTAACCAGTGCGCCGTTGGGTTTGAGATAATATCCGTAACTGTGGCCGGATTCATCTTTCTGGAAATAGATAGATAGGACCACTTCACTATTGTTGCGATGATCGGTCGAGTAAATATCACTGAAGTCCGGCAATAAAGAAGCCGTAGGTATGACCTTATCCAGGGCCTCGACCGCCCCGTTCAAGTCTGCTGCGCCGCCGCCCAGCACTTTGGCCTTCCAGATCAGCGCATCCGCCAGGAGTGCTTCAGCTGCCGGAGCAGAGGCCCGGCTCTTATTCACATATCCCTGTTCAGGAAACAAAGAAAGGGCTGACTGAATATCCTTTAAAATCTGCGCCATGACTTCTGTGGCAGGCGAGCGGGCAAGCAAGGGCTGGTCATCACTTTCAGTAGGTGTTAAAACCAGCGGCACATCTCCCCAGCTGCGAATGAGGTAGAAATAGGTGTAAGCCCGGATAAAATAGGCTTCCGCCATCACCCGGTCCTTTGTACTTTGATCCCCGAAACGAATGCCATCCACATACTTTAACAGCAGATTGCAGTGGTGGATCAGGTTATAGAAATTCACCCAGCTGGGCGCGGAATTTTCTGTCAGGTTCTGCGTCCATGCGGTGCTCATGCCCTGATGCAGACCGGGGTCAAAACTGTCGCCACGATCCTCCATATAAAACGTCGTGTTCATCGTCGACCTGAATTTAGAATAGATTCCGATCATATACCCTAAGACATCTCCTTCCGTTTTCCAGTAATTGGCACTGGTAATAGAGGAAACCGGCGCCAGTTCCAATGTCTTTGTACAGCTGTCAGAGAAAATAACGACGATACATAGCGATAAGGCCGTCAGCAAGGGCCTTAAGGCATATCCTCCGATACGTCTTACGGCCAGGCTGGAGCGGGATATATTGCGCTTGCTTATTTTTTTTATCTGTTTCATAATAAAATCTTTTTATCTCTTTTTTTATCTGCAGGGTGTGTATTCAGCCAGTTATAATTTTCGCTAAAGCCTGGGCACACCCGCATGGCGATATCAGTGTTAGAATGTGATTTTAATACCGAAATTGTATTCAAGTGGCCTGGGATAGAGACCCGGATCATTACCTGTAAATACTTCAGGCGTCAATCCGTCGTAGGCTGTGATATACCCCATATTAAATACACCGGCAAACAACTGTAACTGCTGGACAGCGATCTTCTTCAAAAACCTGGCCTCCCAGTTATAGCCCAGCGAGACTTCTCTAAAAGCCAGATAGTCTCCTTTTTTATAATAGAGGGAATTGTTACTGGGGTTATTGCCGCTGTTACCGATCCCTTGCGCATCCCGCACATGATTGCGGTAACCAAAGTCCCAGTCACTCTCAACAGTGTATCTGGGAATGGTCGCGATGTCGCCCGGTTTCTTCCAGATGTCATCACTCAGTACATCGGAGAGCGCCATGTTATTATTTCTGGAGCTGCCATTGGCCTTTGCCCTAAAGCCGTTATCGATCACAAATCCCAGGGCATAGTCTACCACAAAACGCAGAGAGAATCCTTTATAGCTCAGAGAATTGACCATCCCACCGGTAATGTCCGGGTGAATATATCCCATAAACACCATGTCTTTATTGTCGATGATATTGTCACCATTGACATCTTCCCAGATCGCGTCACCGCCTTTTTTCTGCCGTCCGTTCGCAAATACATCATAAGGCGCGTTCAAAGCAGACTCATCTGTGGGATAGACACCGATCATGTGATAAGCCCATCTGCCACCATATCTTTCACCTTCGGCAAACCCGCCGACCCAGACATCCTTCTGAAGTTTCGGATCAAATACAATATTGCCGCCGGAGCGATTCTTATCCTGTCCGTTCTCAGGTAAATTCAGCGCGATGGAACGGTTATAGGCGATGTTAAAGGAACTGTTCCACTGGAAATGTTTGGAACGAATGATATCCGCAGATACTTCAAACTCAATACCTCTGCTTCTGATGGAACCAAAATTACTTTTGATGCTGCTGAATCCGGTGGAGTAGTCCAGTGGCTTGTCATATAAACGATCTGAGGTCACTTTGGAATAGTAGTCGACCATTAAACTTAACCGGTTATTGAACAGGCCAATATCAAGGCCCACATCTGATGAGGTAGTTGTTTCCCACTTCAGGGCACGATTGGCAACCGCCGTATTCAGTATCCCCGCCTGCCCCATATACGTATAGGCGGTCCCGGTAGAATAAGCCCCCTGGGAATTGCCGATGCTTAATTCGTTGTTGCCCGTTTCACCCCAGCTGCCCCTTAGTTTCAGCTGGCTGATAAAAGAAGCGCCGAGCGCTTTCCAGAATTTCTCCCTGTGTATATTCCACCCTGCGGAAAATCCGGGGAATATACCCCATTTGTGCTCCGTTGAGAATTTTGAGGATCCGTCATAGCGAAGGCTGGCAGAGAATAGATACCTTAGATCATAGTTGTAATTGACGCGGCCAAAATAGCTCATCATATTATCCTCAGTCATTTCAGTACTCACCCTTTGGGTTTCCGGATTAGAGGCATTCAGGGTCGGGATATTGTCTGTCGGCGCACCGTATCCCGTTCCATGCATGGTATTGCCGGTCTGATCCAGGTAACTTGTCCCTAACAGCGCATTCAGGTTATGGCGACCAAATGACCTGGTATAGTTTAACAGGCCG containing:
- a CDS encoding SusC/RagA family TonB-linked outer membrane protein — its product is MKSLGLYCLLGMLLIFSQPVFAQEGVRIHGRIISSVTQAPLEGATVQLKDVGSHTLTDSTGNFSLSVPSNSQGMLVVSFVGYTKKEIPLSGSDVYNVALVPEDNDLLDDVVVIGYGTQSREAVTTSISKISEKEFDHAPAANPLVQLQGKVPGLSLQISDGQPGANPQIFIRGGSSTSPEGDAPLFIVDGFVGAVRNISDLNPDDIASIQVLKDAASTAIYGARAANGIIIVTTKSGKVGKPKINFKVTSGIEQQAKRYDFISAADYIRVSRENINNYSSPANKQKYLEGGTYGMSTGNPRNSRQTLEFLDVYLLNYGQQYVDYLLNQRGWETMTDPVTGRQLIFKSTDFQDVTFQRGLKKEYDFNVSGATDKFNYYLGMGYLNQDGILYGTWYKNYTLDLKVSYKLNDRVTLNSQVGYIHRNSNGASNYNNTLSRSVTMPFTERLYYEDGTPAPGEVNASFRSRLHEYYYKDKYSDNSVYRTNLQLGAEVKIIPGLTFTPTFYYYSGTSDQNRFEAYNEINKNRNAAANRDLIKNLQLDGLLNYTRSFGRHNLNALLGTSYLDQTGNTMHGTGYGAPTDNIPTLNASNPETQRVSTEMTEDNMMSYFGRVNYNYDLRYLFSASLRYDGSSKFSTEHKWGIFPGFSAGWNIHREKFWKALGASFISQLKLRGSWGETGNNELSIGNSQGAYSTGTAYTYMGQAGILNTAVANRALKWETTTSSDVGLDIGLFNNRLSLMVDYYSKVTSDRLYDKPLDYSTGFSSIKSNFGSIRSRGIEFEVSADIIRSKHFQWNSSFNIAYNRSIALNLPENGQDKNRSGGNIVFDPKLQKDVWVGGFAEGERYGGRWAYHMIGVYPTDESALNAPYDVFANGRQKKGGDAIWEDVNGDNIIDNKDMVFMGYIHPDITGGMVNSLSYKGFSLRFVVDYALGFVIDNGFRAKANGSSRNNNMALSDVLSDDIWKKPGDIATIPRYTVESDWDFGYRNHVRDAQGIGNSGNNPSNNSLYYKKGDYLAFREVSLGYNWEARFLKKIAVQQLQLFAGVFNMGYITAYDGLTPEVFTGNDPGLYPRPLEYNFGIKITF